The Thermomonospora amylolytica sequence GCCGAGGTCGTGGTGGTGCACCCGCCGTTCCGCTGGCAGCGCGAGTACGCCCGCGAGTTCGTCGAGGGCCTGGCCCGCATGCAGTCCGAGACCGACGTGCTGTTCGCGGTGGAGAACATGTTCCCGGTGCGGGCGCGCGGCGCCGAGGTGGGCATGTACTCGCCCGGCTGGAACCCGCTGGACCAGGACTACCCGTACGTGACGCTGGACCTGTCGCACACCGCGGTGTCCGGGTCGGACGCGCTGGAGATGGCCGGGCAGCTCGGCGAGCGGCTGCGGCACATCCACCTGGCCGACGGGGTCGGCGTGACCAACAAGGACGAGCACCTGGTGCCGGGCCGGGGCGGCCAGCCGTGCGCGGAGGTGCTGGAGAAGCTGGCCGCCGACGGGTTCTCCGGGCACATCGTGCTGGAGGTCAACACCCGGCGGGCGGCCAACCGGGCCGAGCGCATGGAGGACCTGGCCGAGGCGCTGGCGTTCGCCCGGCTGCACCTGGCCGCCGCCGACCGCACCTGGGAGGTCACCCCGGCCGGAGAGGTGTCGCGCCGGGGCCCGCGCTGATGACGACCGGCGCCACCGGCCGGCCCGGGCGGCGTCCCGGCCCCACCGAGACCCGGGAGAAGATCCTGGCCTGCGCCCGGCGGCTGTTCGCCGAGAAGGGGTACGACGGGGCGTCGCTGCGCGGCATCGCCCGGGAGGCCGGGGTGGACCCGGCGCTGGTGCACCACTTCTTCGGCGGCAAGCAGGGCGTGTTCGTCGCGGCGATGCAGTTCCCGCTGGACCCGGGGGTGCTGCTGGAACGGATCGCGCAGGCCCCTCGTGACCGGCTCG is a genomic window containing:
- a CDS encoding sugar phosphate isomerase/epimerase family protein; this encodes MTPQHDGAGAVPAGLRLPDASVTLSTASVYPEKAPSAFEIAATLGYDGVEVMVATDAASQDLNVLRRLSEYHQVPIKSIHAPCLLLTQRVWGRDPWGKLVRSKEVAEALGAEVVVVHPPFRWQREYAREFVEGLARMQSETDVLFAVENMFPVRARGAEVGMYSPGWNPLDQDYPYVTLDLSHTAVSGSDALEMAGQLGERLRHIHLADGVGVTNKDEHLVPGRGGQPCAEVLEKLAADGFSGHIVLEVNTRRAANRAERMEDLAEALAFARLHLAAADRTWEVTPAGEVSRRGPR